Proteins from a genomic interval of Candidatus Bealeia paramacronuclearis:
- a CDS encoding IS630 transposase-related protein — MVKAYSEDLRKKVISYITSGGRKREAAKVFNVGEATIYRWICLHKQGDIKPKKRTSYPRKVDEQKLRDYVAQNPDHTLKQIAEALGLRFQNVSKWLKRLNITRKKDDALQRT; from the coding sequence ATGGTAAAAGCATATTCGGAAGACCTGCGGAAAAAGGTCATCTCCTACATTACGAGCGGCGGCCGTAAGCGGGAGGCTGCAAAGGTTTTTAACGTTGGAGAAGCCACGATCTATCGATGGATATGTCTTCATAAACAAGGGGATATTAAACCGAAAAAACGCACTTCTTATCCGCGTAAAGTCGATGAGCAAAAACTCAGAGACTACGTCGCTCAAAATCCGGATCATACGCTCAAACAAATCGCCGAAGCTTTGGGGTTGAGATTCCAAAACGTGAGTAAATGGCTTAAACGTTTAAACATTACACGAAAAAAAGACGACGCTTTACAAAGAACGTAA
- a CDS encoding transposase, producing the protein MSPVAGGFFEDIIGCYVLGDAGYDSDRYRRDLMSNNNIAVIPGRKNRKIPIDYDKKIYKLRSRIEMFFGKIKENRRLGMRYDKLDSSFLGFITLASLNIFLKSTIS; encoded by the coding sequence ATGTCACCTGTTGCGGGCGGATTTTTTGAAGATATCATCGGCTGTTACGTGCTGGGAGATGCGGGTTACGATTCAGATCGATATCGCCGAGACCTCATGTCGAACAACAATATCGCCGTGATTCCGGGACGAAAAAATCGCAAAATTCCAATTGATTACGACAAAAAGATCTACAAGCTTCGCAGCCGCATCGAGATGTTTTTTGGAAAAATCAAAGAAAACAGAAGGCTTGGCATGAGATATGACAAACTGGATAGCTCTTTTCTCGGCTTCATTACCCTGGCTTCACTCAACATCTTCCTGAAATCAACAATTAGCTAA
- the scpA gene encoding methylmalonyl-CoA mutase: protein MNYNDWEKLAQKELGEIPLENLIWKTPEEIDVKPLYTEKDLHDLQGHITAPGLFPYLRGPKATMYANRPWTIRQYAGFSTAEKSNAFYKENLRQGQRGLSIAFDLPTHRGYDSDHPRVTGDVGKAGVAIDSVEDMKILFEGIPLDQMSVSMTMNGAVVPIMAAFIVAAEEQGVPPESLSGTIQNDILKEFMVRNTYIYPPAPSMRIVADIIDYTSRKMPKFNSISISGYHMHEAGATAVQELAFTLADGLEYVRAALKHGLDIDSFAPRLSFFFGIGMNFFMEIAKLRAARLLWAELMQEFNPKNPQSSMLRTHCQTSGVSLQAQDPLNNVIRTTLEALAAVLGGTQSLHTNSYDEAVALPTPKSARVARNTQLILAEESGVSHVIDPLGGSYYVESLTQSLVDEARKLLQEMEDLGGMTKAVESGIPKLKIEEASAKRQARVDLGEDVIVGVNKYQSPHEDNLEILDIDATQVRDAQIERLRKIKSTRDSKAVEASLKQLRKTARDPSQNILESAIEAMRLRATVGEVSAALEDVYGRFQPKTHAIHGVYGSQYQKSETMHQEFKDFQKRVDTLSQKMGRRPRMLTTKLGQDGHDRGVKIIATAFADLGFDIDVGPLFQTPEEAAKQAIENDVHVIGVSSQAAGHRVLVPQLIEALKAQNAEDIMVVCGGVIPPQDYDMLYQFGVAEIFGPGTNILVAAGKILKKLEKKYS from the coding sequence GTGAATTATAACGACTGGGAAAAACTAGCACAAAAAGAATTAGGGGAAATCCCTCTTGAAAACCTTATTTGGAAAACACCAGAGGAAATTGACGTCAAACCGCTATATACGGAAAAAGATTTACATGACCTTCAGGGGCACATAACAGCACCCGGACTCTTTCCTTATTTAAGGGGGCCAAAAGCCACAATGTATGCCAATCGTCCCTGGACGATTCGCCAATATGCGGGTTTTTCTACGGCCGAAAAATCCAATGCATTTTACAAGGAAAATCTGAGGCAAGGCCAACGCGGTCTTTCCATTGCTTTTGATCTTCCTACTCACCGTGGCTATGATTCAGATCACCCCCGTGTAACAGGAGACGTTGGAAAAGCTGGCGTTGCAATTGATTCCGTTGAAGATATGAAAATCCTTTTTGAGGGAATACCACTTGATCAAATGAGCGTTTCTATGACGATGAATGGCGCCGTTGTTCCTATTATGGCGGCGTTTATTGTGGCTGCAGAAGAACAAGGTGTGCCTCCTGAAAGCCTCTCAGGTACGATTCAAAATGATATCTTAAAAGAGTTCATGGTCAGAAATACCTACATTTACCCCCCTGCCCCCAGCATGCGAATTGTTGCGGATATTATCGATTACACATCCCGTAAAATGCCCAAGTTTAATTCGATTTCAATTTCGGGATATCATATGCATGAGGCGGGTGCCACGGCGGTTCAAGAACTGGCATTCACTCTTGCAGATGGGCTTGAATATGTGCGAGCTGCTTTAAAACACGGTTTGGATATTGATAGCTTCGCCCCTCGCCTTTCCTTCTTTTTTGGCATCGGCATGAACTTCTTTATGGAGATTGCAAAGCTAAGGGCAGCACGCTTGTTGTGGGCGGAATTAATGCAAGAATTTAATCCCAAAAATCCACAAAGCTCTATGTTAAGAACCCATTGCCAAACCTCAGGGGTCAGCCTTCAAGCTCAAGATCCTCTCAATAATGTCATCCGAACAACACTTGAAGCTTTGGCGGCAGTTCTGGGTGGAACCCAATCCCTTCATACCAATTCGTATGATGAAGCGGTCGCTTTGCCTACACCTAAATCCGCACGGGTCGCCAGAAACACCCAACTCATTTTGGCCGAAGAATCAGGTGTCTCTCATGTCATTGATCCGTTGGGTGGCAGTTACTATGTGGAAAGTCTGACCCAAAGTCTTGTGGATGAAGCCCGCAAGCTCCTCCAAGAAATGGAAGATTTGGGAGGCATGACGAAGGCGGTAGAGTCAGGAATCCCCAAACTCAAAATTGAAGAAGCCTCGGCAAAACGCCAAGCTCGTGTAGATTTAGGTGAAGACGTCATTGTGGGGGTGAATAAATACCAATCTCCTCACGAAGATAATCTTGAAATCTTAGATATTGATGCCACCCAAGTGAGAGACGCTCAAATTGAACGCCTTCGAAAAATCAAAAGCACTCGTGATTCAAAAGCCGTTGAGGCAAGTTTAAAGCAACTTCGAAAAACAGCCCGAGATCCTTCTCAAAACATTTTGGAAAGCGCCATTGAGGCTATGCGTCTGCGGGCTACCGTGGGAGAAGTCTCCGCCGCTCTTGAAGATGTGTATGGTCGCTTTCAGCCCAAAACTCATGCGATTCATGGCGTTTACGGATCCCAATATCAGAAAAGTGAAACAATGCATCAGGAGTTTAAAGATTTTCAAAAACGTGTGGATACGCTCTCCCAAAAAATGGGGAGACGTCCCCGCATGCTCACAACCAAATTGGGGCAAGACGGACATGACCGTGGTGTTAAAATCATAGCAACAGCTTTTGCGGATTTAGGATTTGACATTGATGTTGGTCCCCTTTTCCAAACACCAGAAGAAGCCGCAAAACAAGCCATTGAAAATGATGTTCATGTGATTGGCGTCTCCAGTCAAGCTGCCGGACATCGCGTTTTGGTCCCTCAATTAATCGAGGCCTTAAAAGCCCAAAATGCAGAGGATATCATGGTTGTTTGTGGGGGGGTGATTCCTCCTCAAGATTATGATATGTTATATCAATTTGGGGTCGCCGAAATATTCGGGCCAGGCACAAATATCCTGGTGGCAGCAGGTAAAATACTTAAAAAATTAGAAAAAAAGTATTCATAA
- a CDS encoding ABC transporter substrate-binding protein, translating into MKKTFIFINTIFLSVSSLSAAETSQKIALKACTVMWPPFITKKEGTQDIEGPDTEILKLIASRQNYEISIQEVPWKRCLNMAQTGDVDIVFSASDKAERREFLLYPKTQLHTTRYVFAVKPDTKTDWATSKDPKSLPQPVGSVLGYSVTDELKGKQVKVDDGATTDPQNVDKFFSGRINSFVIEESVLNALLAGKYAEDKKSKGIEILKPPYEDSKNYYITISKTAGKSPEAAQTILKNFEGELEKMSASGEIKKIYEGAFKKVE; encoded by the coding sequence ATGAAAAAAACATTTATCTTCATCAACACTATCTTTTTGAGCGTAAGCTCACTTTCTGCAGCTGAGACTTCGCAAAAAATTGCACTTAAAGCCTGCACCGTGATGTGGCCCCCATTTATTACAAAAAAAGAGGGAACTCAAGACATTGAGGGGCCTGATACAGAAATCCTCAAACTCATTGCTTCGCGTCAAAATTATGAGATTTCTATACAAGAAGTCCCTTGGAAACGTTGCTTGAATATGGCACAAACAGGAGATGTGGACATCGTCTTTTCGGCTTCCGACAAAGCTGAACGCCGAGAGTTTTTGCTTTATCCCAAAACTCAACTTCATACAACGCGCTATGTTTTTGCTGTTAAACCCGATACAAAAACGGATTGGGCCACGAGCAAGGATCCAAAATCTTTACCCCAGCCGGTAGGATCTGTTTTAGGGTATTCCGTCACAGATGAGCTTAAAGGAAAGCAAGTCAAAGTTGATGATGGTGCCACAACGGACCCTCAAAATGTGGATAAATTTTTTAGCGGTCGTATTAATTCCTTTGTCATTGAAGAGTCCGTCCTCAATGCCCTTCTTGCAGGGAAGTACGCTGAAGATAAAAAATCCAAGGGTATCGAAATCCTCAAGCCGCCTTATGAGGACTCCAAAAACTATTACATTACCATTTCCAAAACTGCCGGGAAAAGCCCTGAAGCTGCCCAAACTATTTTAAAGAATTTTGAAGGCGAACTAGAAAAAATGTCCGCCTCTGGTGAAATCAAGAAAATTTACGAGGGTGCTTTTAAAAAGGTAGAATAG
- a CDS encoding methyl-accepting chemotaxis protein, with protein MKLFTKLTALVVFSVCLEIANFFGNATMDKYNDHNVQDILTASSVLRKSMISDQAHDAIRGYVLLAIHSKFLNDEKALQDAAKDASTQAEIFLKNLKDIVTENPSPEITQTVKKTILTVEKYTKFAVDIIASVKNGSFDTNSYGVFEKSYKELEEIMEKQGNMIQSYANVMKSDYDSGTSISDTISMVVFSILICTISIFAFFIIYRIKKPISKIVDYMNLISGGKYNISIEGTDRLDEIGDMSRALQIFKENAVEVQCMNKQREQEAEKIQSVLERVLKNSDNVLRTTKAMTISSDRVSSQSEEANLITEETNQDVESVAAATKQLSSAILEISSRVAESSRVVQSAVVITERTNTTIQELAESSNHIGEVISLISDIAGRTNLLALNATIEAARAGDAGKGFAVVAAEVKNLANQTSQATEEITGHIQSIQLITQDAVSAISEIIKTIQDIDNASSSIAAAVEEQGIATSEIDKRTQQAASRTREVANGIGIMSAEAQEAKSLSSSVMDSTSQIINEMREMQTHARKVINETHGEDKPNFEISQEARSNIAA; from the coding sequence ATGAAACTATTTACAAAATTAACAGCACTAGTTGTATTTTCGGTTTGCCTTGAGATTGCAAATTTTTTTGGCAACGCAACTATGGATAAATATAATGATCATAACGTTCAGGATATATTAACAGCTTCCAGTGTTTTGAGAAAAAGTATGATAAGTGATCAGGCCCATGATGCAATTCGGGGATACGTTCTTCTGGCTATACACTCAAAATTTTTAAATGACGAAAAAGCCTTACAAGACGCCGCTAAAGACGCATCAACTCAAGCTGAGATATTTTTGAAAAACCTTAAAGACATTGTTACTGAAAACCCATCACCCGAAATTACCCAAACAGTTAAAAAGACAATTTTAACTGTTGAAAAGTATACAAAATTTGCAGTTGATATTATTGCGTCTGTTAAAAATGGATCATTTGATACCAACTCTTATGGTGTTTTTGAGAAATCCTATAAAGAACTTGAAGAAATAATGGAAAAACAAGGTAATATGATTCAATCTTATGCCAACGTTATGAAGAGTGATTATGATTCGGGGACATCAATTTCAGACACCATATCTATGGTTGTCTTTTCAATTTTGATTTGCACAATTTCAATTTTTGCATTCTTCATCATCTATCGCATTAAAAAACCAATTTCAAAAATTGTTGATTATATGAACCTCATTTCAGGAGGAAAATATAATATATCAATAGAGGGTACTGACCGTTTGGATGAAATTGGTGATATGTCACGTGCTCTTCAAATTTTTAAAGAAAATGCAGTGGAAGTGCAATGCATGAACAAACAGCGCGAGCAAGAAGCTGAAAAAATTCAATCTGTACTTGAAAGAGTATTGAAAAATTCAGACAATGTTTTAAGAACTACAAAGGCTATGACAATTTCATCGGATAGAGTCAGTTCGCAATCTGAGGAAGCCAATCTTATCACAGAGGAAACGAATCAAGATGTTGAAAGCGTTGCTGCTGCAACCAAACAACTCTCAAGTGCAATTCTTGAGATTAGCTCTCGCGTTGCAGAGTCTAGTCGTGTTGTTCAATCAGCCGTAGTGATTACTGAACGTACAAATACAACTATACAAGAGCTTGCTGAGTCTTCAAATCATATTGGAGAGGTAATCAGCCTCATTTCTGATATTGCAGGTCGAACAAACCTTTTAGCTTTAAACGCCACCATTGAAGCGGCACGCGCGGGTGATGCTGGTAAGGGATTTGCAGTTGTGGCTGCGGAAGTTAAAAATTTAGCAAACCAAACTAGCCAAGCTACAGAAGAAATCACAGGGCATATTCAATCCATTCAACTCATAACTCAAGATGCGGTCTCTGCAATTTCAGAAATCATTAAAACCATTCAAGATATTGATAATGCTTCGTCCTCAATTGCTGCAGCTGTTGAGGAGCAGGGAATTGCGACCTCTGAAATTGACAAACGCACACAGCAAGCTGCCTCTCGGACGCGAGAAGTTGCAAATGGTATCGGTATTATGAGCGCAGAGGCTCAGGAAGCCAAATCGTTGTCTTCATCAGTTATGGACTCAACATCTCAAATTATAAATGAAATGCGTGAAATGCAAACACATGCACGGAAAGTAATAAATGAGACGCATGGAGAAGATAAACCAAATTTTGAAATCTCACAGGAGGCTAGATCCAATATTGCGGCTTAA
- a CDS encoding SDR family oxidoreductase — protein sequence MQFLALGYGYTSQLLGKRLLAQGLEVSGTSRSEPIVPHDKPRENLLQFRGLSDRTNIQTPLKNATHILVSIPPSLKSLAALFEGGEFPYLKWLGILSSTGVYGDHQGAWVNETSHCTPTSESGILRLADEKKWLTLFKKQNLPVHIFRLSGIYGPGRNYFSALQNGTAQRIYKKGIVFSRIHVEDIVCALEASIQNPTPGEIYNLGDDLPASPWEVMDYAAQLLGITTPPLIAYEDAVMSPMLKSFYQDSKRISNQKIKDLLNFHLTFPTYREGLKNIFEIL from the coding sequence ATGCAGTTTTTGGCGCTTGGGTATGGCTATACATCGCAACTTTTGGGAAAGAGACTTTTAGCGCAAGGTTTGGAAGTTTCGGGGACGTCTCGGAGTGAGCCCATAGTCCCTCATGATAAACCAAGAGAAAACCTTCTCCAATTCCGAGGTCTTTCCGATCGCACCAATATTCAAACTCCTTTAAAAAACGCAACCCACATTCTTGTTTCTATTCCCCCCTCTTTAAAGTCTTTGGCAGCCCTTTTTGAAGGAGGTGAATTTCCTTATCTCAAATGGTTGGGAATACTCTCATCAACCGGCGTTTATGGAGATCATCAGGGAGCTTGGGTGAATGAGACTTCCCACTGCACTCCCACATCAGAATCCGGAATTCTCAGGCTTGCGGATGAAAAAAAATGGCTCACGCTTTTTAAAAAGCAAAATCTACCCGTCCATATATTTCGACTTTCCGGAATTTATGGCCCTGGGCGAAACTATTTTTCAGCGCTCCAAAATGGTACGGCTCAGCGTATTTATAAGAAAGGGATTGTGTTTTCCCGTATCCATGTGGAGGATATTGTGTGTGCTCTTGAAGCCTCCATTCAAAACCCCACGCCGGGAGAGATTTATAATTTAGGTGACGATCTGCCAGCCTCACCTTGGGAAGTTATGGACTATGCGGCTCAACTTTTGGGAATAACGACGCCCCCTTTAATTGCTTATGAGGATGCGGTGATGAGCCCGATGTTAAAATCTTTTTATCAGGATTCAAAACGCATTTCGAATCAGAAAATCAAAGACCTCTTAAACTTTCATCTGACTTTTCCAACCTATCGGGAAGGATTGAAAAACATTTTTGAGATCCTTTAA
- a CDS encoding glutathione S-transferase family protein, which produces MRTLYHYWLCPFSRKIRLMLHEKKLEFQPVVERIWEHRPQFVSMNPEGLTPVFVEDDGKVIANGYPIAEYLEEIYYDPPLLGDTSTQRAETRRLVAWFDEKFNMEVTHNLVFEKTMKRKMGLGGPDSGVIRAGQTNIHDHLAYIGWLVDQRNWLSGHHFSLADITAAAHLSCIDYLDNVPWDKHPEAKEWYTRMKSRPSFRAILQDTVPGITPAAHYMDLDF; this is translated from the coding sequence ATGCGGACGCTTTATCATTACTGGCTTTGCCCCTTTTCTCGTAAGATTCGCCTCATGCTGCATGAGAAGAAGCTTGAGTTTCAACCCGTGGTCGAACGTATTTGGGAGCATCGTCCCCAATTTGTATCTATGAATCCTGAGGGACTCACCCCCGTTTTTGTTGAGGATGATGGTAAAGTCATCGCCAATGGCTATCCCATTGCGGAATATTTAGAGGAAATTTATTACGATCCTCCACTTTTGGGCGACACATCAACTCAGCGTGCCGAAACGCGACGTTTGGTTGCGTGGTTTGATGAAAAGTTTAATATGGAAGTCACACATAACCTCGTTTTTGAAAAAACGATGAAGCGCAAAATGGGATTGGGGGGACCTGATTCTGGGGTCATTCGCGCGGGGCAAACCAACATTCATGATCATTTGGCCTATATTGGATGGCTTGTGGATCAGAGAAATTGGCTTTCTGGGCATCATTTTTCGTTGGCGGATATTACGGCCGCCGCGCATCTGTCCTGTATTGATTATTTGGATAATGTTCCTTGGGACAAACATCCTGAAGCGAAAGAATGGTATACCCGTATGAAGTCACGCCCTAGTTTTAGAGCTATTTTGCAAGATACAGTTCCTGGAATTACGCCTGCGGCCCATTATATGGATTTGGATTTTTAA
- a CDS encoding undecaprenyl-diphosphate phosphatase, which produces MPLEQIITLAIVQGLTEFLPVSSSGHLALTPVLFGWKDQGLMMDVAAHMGTLGSVLVYFWRDVLSLIQAPFDLLKGKQTQNTRLLFNLIVATIPVVIAGFLFDKLLGDSLRSVEVIAWAGILFGLVMYTADHSGKLLKTEGHIGIPQAFIFGLAQCLALINGTSRSGITMTAGRFMNFKRVDAARFAFLMSIPAIGAAGVLKGIHLIKEGDTALFADAALMASFSFLSGLAAIVFMMNWLKKSTLTPFVIYRLILGVGLLGAVYGGYF; this is translated from the coding sequence GTGCCTCTAGAGCAAATTATCACTTTGGCCATTGTTCAAGGCCTCACAGAATTTTTACCTGTGAGTTCCTCAGGGCATCTCGCATTAACCCCTGTTCTTTTTGGATGGAAAGATCAAGGACTTATGATGGATGTGGCCGCCCATATGGGAACATTGGGATCCGTTCTTGTCTATTTCTGGCGTGATGTTTTATCTCTGATTCAAGCCCCGTTTGATCTTTTAAAAGGGAAACAAACGCAAAATACCCGTCTTCTTTTTAATTTGATTGTGGCCACCATCCCTGTTGTGATTGCAGGCTTCCTTTTTGATAAATTATTAGGGGACAGCCTTCGCAGTGTGGAAGTCATTGCCTGGGCCGGAATTCTCTTTGGTCTTGTGATGTATACGGCAGATCACTCGGGAAAGCTTCTTAAAACAGAAGGACACATCGGAATTCCCCAAGCCTTCATTTTTGGACTTGCACAATGTTTGGCGCTTATCAACGGGACCAGTCGATCGGGAATTACTATGACCGCAGGGCGATTCATGAATTTCAAACGCGTCGATGCAGCCCGCTTTGCTTTTCTTATGTCCATTCCTGCAATTGGTGCCGCAGGCGTTCTCAAAGGCATTCATCTGATTAAAGAGGGTGATACGGCCCTTTTTGCTGATGCCGCTTTGATGGCGTCTTTTTCATTTTTGTCTGGACTGGCCGCCATCGTTTTTATGATGAATTGGCTTAAAAAATCCACTCTTACCCCCTTTGTGATCTATCGCCTGATTTTAGGCGTAGGTCTTTTAGGAGCGGTTTATGGTGGATATTTTTAA
- a CDS encoding universal stress protein, whose amino-acid sequence MIRSILLALDESTASASAQKLAIGMAKKLNAHIAGIGVLDEPWITAPEAVPLGAAAFKVELDTQLLDDAKRRVHSLEAGFKKAAEEAQCNYHIIDAEGFPAEEIEKAIVSHDILILGRDANFHFFPLRGMAVSVEQLLKDSPLPIILTPPEESFGKDIIFAYDGSLAAARAIHMALLLEIHKDKDVHILSINHNGKDAERQAQKIHKLCERHGVAAKVHGIESKEKPWNIMSTLVEELNIGMIVLGAYGHSGIASFFTGSTMKGLIQKAKVPLFLYH is encoded by the coding sequence ATGATTCGCAGCATTTTATTGGCTCTGGATGAATCAACCGCCAGTGCATCGGCCCAAAAACTCGCCATTGGCATGGCCAAAAAACTCAATGCACACATTGCAGGAATTGGTGTGTTGGATGAGCCTTGGATCACAGCCCCAGAAGCTGTTCCTTTGGGTGCTGCCGCTTTTAAAGTTGAGCTTGATACCCAACTTTTAGATGATGCCAAACGTCGCGTTCACTCTCTTGAGGCCGGATTTAAAAAAGCGGCCGAAGAAGCTCAATGCAATTATCATATCATTGACGCCGAAGGATTCCCCGCAGAAGAAATTGAAAAAGCCATTGTCTCTCATGATATCTTAATCTTAGGACGAGATGCCAATTTCCACTTCTTCCCCTTGCGCGGCATGGCGGTTTCTGTCGAACAACTTTTGAAAGACAGCCCTCTCCCTATTATTTTAACTCCTCCTGAGGAGTCTTTCGGCAAAGACATCATTTTCGCCTATGACGGAAGTTTAGCCGCGGCCCGTGCAATTCACATGGCACTTCTTCTCGAAATCCATAAAGATAAAGACGTTCATATTCTCTCCATTAATCACAATGGCAAAGATGCGGAAAGGCAGGCTCAAAAAATTCACAAACTTTGTGAACGTCACGGCGTTGCTGCAAAAGTTCACGGTATCGAAAGCAAAGAAAAGCCCTGGAATATTATGTCGACCCTTGTAGAAGAACTTAATATCGGAATGATTGTCTTGGGAGCCTATGGGCACAGTGGAATCGCTTCATTTTTCACAGGATCTACAATGAAGGGGCTTATTCAAAAAGCTAAAGTACCCTTGTTTTTGTATCATTGA
- the ade gene encoding adenine deaminase, translating to MITKQKLKSQIDSALGRQKCDLVIKNCSLVNVITGEITPSDVAVCDEKIVGIYENYEGHLEIDGTGLYAVPGFIDTHVHIESSHLTPYEFSRCVLPHGTTTAICDPHEITNVLGKSGLEYFLEASSKVAIDLFVQLSSCVPATSLETSGADLLAEDLARYKDHPAVIGLAEMMNYPGLLSHDDVVLDKLLAFSDRHIDGHCPLVRGKKLNAYISCGIKNCHESTSYEEAYEKLSKGMQVLIREGSASKDLKELSPLLTPFHSPFLALCSDDRNPLDISEEGHIDYMIRKAIQNGAPLMSVYRAATWSAALGFGLKDRGLLAPGHLADIVLLENLEECRVHTVIKRGTPLSQIQHAAAPLALIGRNSIQRAPVKAEDFIIHSQSPEGPVIGLIPNSLLTDHLILTLPFENGQKFGDLSQDILKIAVVARHGTNQNIGRGFVKGFGISSGALASSMGHDSHNITVVGTNDADMAIAVNRIIALEGGFVAVQNGQVLSEMPLPLAGLMSFEPLEVVKENLRHLRSTVKEKMKCPLNEPFLQLAFLPLPVIPHLKITDYGLVDVNQFQVIAA from the coding sequence ATGATCACAAAACAAAAACTAAAATCACAAATTGACAGTGCACTAGGTCGCCAAAAGTGCGACCTGGTGATTAAAAACTGCTCCCTTGTGAATGTTATTACGGGAGAGATCACACCTTCAGACGTTGCCGTTTGTGATGAGAAAATCGTAGGTATTTACGAAAATTATGAGGGCCATCTTGAAATTGATGGGACGGGTCTTTATGCGGTTCCAGGTTTCATCGACACACACGTTCATATCGAAAGTTCTCATTTAACACCTTATGAATTCAGCAGATGTGTCCTTCCTCACGGCACTACAACGGCTATTTGTGACCCCCATGAAATTACCAATGTTTTGGGCAAGTCTGGCCTTGAGTATTTTCTTGAAGCCTCCTCAAAAGTGGCGATTGATCTTTTTGTACAGCTCTCCAGTTGTGTTCCAGCAACCTCTCTTGAGACGTCAGGAGCCGATCTTTTAGCCGAGGATTTAGCACGTTACAAAGATCATCCTGCCGTCATTGGTTTGGCTGAAATGATGAATTATCCAGGGCTTCTATCTCATGATGATGTTGTTCTTGATAAACTCTTAGCCTTTTCCGATCGACATATTGACGGGCATTGTCCTCTCGTGCGCGGCAAGAAATTGAACGCCTATATTTCCTGTGGGATCAAGAATTGCCACGAGAGCACCTCTTATGAAGAGGCTTATGAAAAACTCTCCAAAGGGATGCAAGTCCTTATTCGAGAAGGAAGCGCTTCCAAGGATTTAAAAGAACTCTCTCCCCTTCTCACGCCATTTCATTCCCCGTTTTTGGCTCTGTGTTCCGATGATCGCAATCCACTCGATATTTCAGAAGAGGGGCACATCGATTACATGATTCGAAAAGCTATTCAAAATGGAGCGCCCCTTATGTCCGTTTATCGAGCAGCCACTTGGTCTGCCGCGCTTGGTTTTGGTCTGAAAGATCGCGGACTTTTGGCCCCAGGGCATTTGGCAGATATTGTGCTTCTTGAAAATTTAGAAGAGTGTCGCGTTCATACTGTGATCAAAAGAGGTACTCCTTTAAGCCAAATTCAACATGCAGCGGCACCGCTTGCGTTAATTGGTCGCAATTCTATTCAGCGTGCTCCCGTAAAAGCCGAAGATTTTATTATACATTCCCAAAGTCCAGAAGGTCCCGTTATTGGTCTGATTCCCAACAGTCTTCTGACCGATCACCTCATTCTCACCTTACCTTTTGAGAACGGTCAAAAGTTCGGAGATCTTTCCCAAGATATTCTCAAAATTGCTGTTGTTGCCCGTCATGGCACCAACCAAAATATTGGACGTGGATTCGTGAAAGGATTTGGAATTTCCTCAGGCGCTTTGGCTTCCAGTATGGGCCATGATTCTCATAATATTACAGTTGTGGGGACTAATGACGCAGATATGGCCATTGCCGTGAATCGTATTATTGCACTTGAGGGCGGATTTGTAGCCGTTCAAAATGGGCAAGTTCTTTCTGAAATGCCTCTTCCTTTGGCAGGCCTCATGTCATTCGAGCCGCTTGAAGTGGTGAAAGAAAACCTGCGGCATTTACGGAGCACCGTTAAAGAGAAGATGAAATGCCCACTCAATGAGCCATTCCTACAGCTGGCGTTTCTCCCCCTCCCTGTGATTCCTCATTTGAAAATCACGGATTATGGTCTTGTGGATGTAAACCAATTCCAAGTCATTGCAGCGTAA